A stretch of Peteryoungia algae DNA encodes these proteins:
- a CDS encoding TauD/TfdA family dioxygenase yields MNMHVATGAVILAEKGLHLPLSEGNPAYFNYYWLRDNCPTSFDSGTRERSFDIFHLSTAPRADSAEIEDGMLVIRWAGEDHVSRFPLPMLALYAEGKHRPDPADLPRKAWFSDHYPNVKRFSQPELMRDPQKVAEWLKAMIVEGLTFVTDMPDSDQGLTETVKLMGHVRPTFFGDYFDVKTHINPTNTAYTAKALELHTDTPAEEYAPGIQFLHCRANTVDGGMSIYSDGVAVANAFREIDPDGFRLLSEIDIPFYCEHDTYDMRSRQRVIELDKHGEVSGLTISQHMADLFDLPQTVLDDYYPAFCRFGKMLQDDKFMMRFLMKAGECMVFDNHRIVHGRMAYSATSGDRYLRGCYADREEMRSTYRALTTEGRFKA; encoded by the coding sequence ATGAACATGCATGTTGCGACCGGTGCCGTGATACTCGCCGAAAAGGGGCTTCACCTGCCACTTTCCGAGGGAAACCCAGCCTATTTCAACTATTACTGGCTGCGCGACAATTGCCCGACTTCGTTCGACAGCGGGACGCGCGAACGCAGCTTCGACATCTTCCATCTGTCGACAGCCCCCCGCGCCGATAGCGCCGAGATTGAAGACGGCATGCTGGTGATCCGGTGGGCGGGCGAGGATCACGTCTCGCGTTTTCCGCTGCCAATGCTCGCGCTCTACGCCGAGGGCAAGCATCGGCCCGATCCCGCCGACCTGCCGCGCAAGGCATGGTTCAGCGACCACTACCCTAACGTCAAGCGCTTCTCGCAGCCGGAGCTGATGCGCGATCCGCAGAAGGTGGCGGAATGGCTGAAGGCGATGATCGTCGAAGGGCTGACGTTCGTCACCGACATGCCCGACAGCGATCAGGGGCTGACCGAGACGGTGAAGCTGATGGGCCATGTGCGGCCGACCTTCTTCGGCGACTATTTCGACGTGAAGACGCATATCAACCCGACCAATACAGCTTACACTGCCAAGGCGCTGGAGCTGCATACCGATACACCGGCCGAGGAATATGCGCCGGGGATCCAGTTCCTGCATTGCCGGGCAAATACGGTCGATGGCGGGATGAGCATCTATTCGGACGGCGTCGCGGTGGCGAATGCCTTCCGGGAGATCGATCCCGATGGCTTCAGGCTGCTGTCCGAAATCGACATTCCCTTCTATTGCGAGCATGACACCTATGACATGCGCTCCCGGCAGCGGGTGATCGAACTCGACAAACATGGCGAGGTCTCGGGGCTTACGATCAGCCAGCACATGGCCGATCTGTTCGACTTGCCGCAGACCGTGCTCGACGACTATTATCCGGCCTTCTGCCGCTTCGGGAAGATGCTGCAGGACGACAAGTTCATGATGCGTTTCCTGATGAAGGCCGGCGAGTGCATGGTGTTCGACAACCACCGCATCGTGCATGGGCGCATGGCCTATTCGGCGACCAGCGGCGACCGCTATCTGCGCGGCTGCTATGCCGATCGCGAGGAAATGCGCTCGACCTATCGGGCGCTGACGACGGAAGGACGGTTCAAGGCATGA
- a CDS encoding class II aldolase/adducin family protein gives MNISPQVNDMLDEAALTTLRQDLAAAFRLCHRFGWSESVGNHFSAAASANGRKFLLNPRWQHFATVKASDLLLLDADDPDVMNGPNAPDPSAWTVHGTLHRMLPEARVILHCHSPYAVALSCLKDPTLLPLDNNTARFFGRIGYDLDFGGIADAAEEGERLVEMIRGKAVLVMGNHGVSVAGETVADAFEDLYFFEKAAQTMVLALSTGKPLAVLSDEIAQGTSEGWIPYRGMAERHFAYLKSCLDKEDPSWRD, from the coding sequence ATGAATATTTCCCCTCAGGTGAACGACATGCTCGACGAGGCGGCGCTGACGACGTTGCGCCAGGATCTGGCGGCTGCCTTCCGGCTCTGCCACCGCTTCGGCTGGAGTGAATCGGTCGGCAATCACTTCAGTGCGGCGGCTTCCGCCAATGGGCGAAAATTCCTGCTCAATCCGCGCTGGCAGCATTTCGCCACGGTCAAGGCGAGCGACCTGCTGCTGCTTGACGCTGACGATCCTGACGTCATGAACGGCCCGAATGCGCCCGACCCCTCGGCATGGACCGTGCATGGCACGCTGCACCGCATGTTGCCGGAGGCGCGCGTGATCCTGCATTGCCATTCGCCCTATGCGGTGGCCCTCTCCTGCCTGAAGGATCCGACACTTCTGCCGCTCGACAACAACACGGCGCGCTTTTTCGGCCGGATCGGCTATGACCTCGACTTCGGCGGCATCGCGGATGCGGCGGAAGAAGGCGAACGGCTGGTCGAGATGATCCGCGGCAAGGCGGTTCTGGTCATGGGCAATCACGGCGTGTCGGTTGCCGGCGAGACGGTGGCGGATGCCTTCGAGGATCTGTATTTCTTCGAGAAGGCGGCGCAGACGATGGTGCTGGCGCTGTCGACCGGCAAGCCGCTGGCAGTGCTCTCGGATGAGATCGCGCAGGGCACGTCGGAGGGCTGGATTCCCTATCGCGGCATGGCGGAGCGGCATTTCGCCTATCTGAAGTCCTGCCTCGACAAGGAAGATCCTTCCTGGCGGGACTGA
- a CDS encoding VOC family protein, with protein sequence MTVPFSLVGIDHVVFIVDDMEKAIRFYHDVLGCRPGYTYPALGMEQVWCGSALIVLWDITHPGGHKAAPPVAGGRNVDHVCIATGPFDHDELRAHLGRHGVAIEREAMHGGARGMGHSFYVKDPFGNTIEIKGPAEYPDGRG encoded by the coding sequence ATGACCGTCCCTTTCAGCCTGGTCGGCATCGATCACGTCGTCTTCATCGTTGACGACATGGAAAAGGCGATCCGCTTCTATCACGACGTTCTCGGTTGCCGCCCGGGCTACACCTATCCGGCGCTCGGCATGGAACAGGTCTGGTGCGGAAGCGCCCTGATCGTGCTCTGGGACATCACCCATCCCGGCGGCCACAAGGCAGCCCCACCAGTCGCAGGCGGTCGCAATGTCGACCATGTCTGCATCGCGACCGGCCCCTTCGATCATGACGAATTGCGGGCGCATCTTGGCCGCCACGGCGTCGCGATCGAGCGCGAGGCCATGCATGGCGGCGCCCGGGGCATGGGCCATTCCTTTTACGTGAAGGATCCCTTCGGCAACACGATCGAGATCAAGGGCCCGGCCGAATATCCAGACGGCCGGGGCTGA
- a CDS encoding LysR substrate-binding domain-containing protein — MSRLPPLRLLTTFEAVARLGSMREAATALNVTQPAVTQALKALEDHVGTALIDRTTRPARLTEPGHQLARATRDGLDLIADTIEEIRTSSGLEDQRLTVACTMGFATHWLMPRLSAFYAGHPGYFVNVQVPPTDLPQMWPGTDLVLRYGRGTWTDGTTLRLFGETLCPVGRPALVENLLAKGEGLDAAPLIHVRTVEARHWEGWTDYLARRGLPKPRGRSHIFDNYVQAVQAALDGRGLMLGWRSITDGLVADGSLQAWPEGALDLGTAYFATVSPGAAKRPAVKAFVTWLGEGMEEVP; from the coding sequence TTGAGTCGGTTGCCACCCCTGCGCCTGCTGACCACATTCGAGGCTGTCGCCCGGCTGGGCTCCATGCGTGAGGCGGCAACAGCGCTCAACGTCACCCAGCCCGCCGTCACCCAGGCGCTGAAGGCGCTGGAGGACCATGTCGGCACAGCCCTGATCGATCGCACGACGAGGCCGGCAAGGCTCACGGAGCCCGGCCATCAGCTTGCCCGCGCCACCCGTGACGGCCTTGATCTGATCGCCGACACGATCGAGGAAATCCGCACCAGTAGCGGCCTCGAGGACCAGCGCCTGACGGTTGCCTGCACCATGGGTTTTGCGACCCATTGGCTGATGCCACGCCTCAGCGCCTTCTATGCCGGCCATCCCGGCTATTTCGTCAATGTCCAGGTTCCTCCAACCGACCTGCCGCAGATGTGGCCCGGCACCGATCTCGTGTTGCGCTATGGTCGCGGCACCTGGACCGATGGCACGACGCTGCGCCTCTTTGGCGAAACCCTCTGCCCGGTCGGCCGTCCGGCTTTGGTGGAAAACCTGCTGGCCAAAGGCGAGGGCCTGGACGCCGCCCCGCTCATCCATGTCCGAACCGTCGAGGCGCGCCACTGGGAAGGCTGGACGGATTATCTGGCGCGGCGCGGCCTGCCCAAGCCTCGCGGCCGATCCCACATCTTCGACAACTACGTCCAGGCGGTCCAGGCGGCCCTCGACGGCCGCGGCCTGATGCTTGGCTGGCGCTCGATCACCGACGGCCTCGTCGCCGATGGCAGCTTGCAAGCCTGGCCCGAAGGGGCCTTGGATCTCGGCACCGCCTATTTCGCCACCGTGTCGCCCGGGGCGGCGAAACGTCCTGCGGTCAAGGCATTTGTGACCTGGCTGGGGGAGGGGATGGAGGAAGTTCCCTGA